In Niallia sp. FSL W8-0635, one genomic interval encodes:
- a CDS encoding deoxyribonuclease IV — protein sequence MLKIGSHVSMSGKKMLLGSSEEAVSYGANTFMIYTGAPQNTRRKKIEDLNIAAGQLHMEQNGIKDIIVHAPYIINIANTTNPATFELGVNFLRSEIERTEALGAKQIVLHPGAHVGAGAEVGIKKIIEGLNEVLTGNENLQIALETMAGKGSECGRNFEELAMIMEGVTHNDKLSVCFDTCHTHDAGYNIVEDFDGVLEEFDRIVGIDKLKVLHINDSKNILGARKDRHENIGYGQIGFDALVKIVHHPQLEDVPKILETPYVGTDKNDKKAPYKHEIEMIRNKTFNENLLAEILQS from the coding sequence TTGTTGAAAATTGGTTCACATGTATCAATGAGTGGAAAAAAGATGTTACTAGGTTCAAGTGAAGAAGCAGTCTCCTATGGTGCTAATACTTTTATGATCTATACAGGGGCTCCACAAAATACAAGAAGAAAGAAAATAGAAGATTTAAATATCGCAGCAGGTCAACTTCATATGGAGCAAAATGGCATAAAAGATATTATTGTTCATGCACCATATATTATTAATATTGCCAATACAACGAACCCAGCTACTTTTGAATTGGGAGTAAATTTTTTGCGTAGTGAAATTGAAAGAACAGAAGCACTAGGAGCAAAGCAAATTGTCTTACATCCAGGTGCACATGTAGGCGCAGGCGCGGAAGTTGGCATTAAAAAGATCATTGAAGGCTTAAATGAAGTGCTTACTGGTAATGAAAACTTGCAAATAGCCCTTGAAACAATGGCTGGAAAGGGTTCGGAATGTGGTCGCAACTTTGAAGAATTAGCAATGATTATGGAAGGTGTTACACATAATGATAAATTATCAGTATGCTTTGATACATGTCATACTCATGATGCTGGATACAATATTGTAGAAGATTTTGATGGTGTATTAGAAGAGTTCGATCGAATCGTGGGAATCGATAAATTAAAAGTATTGCATATTAACGATAGTAAAAATATTCTTGGTGCAAGAAAAGATAGACATGAAAATATCGGTTACGGTCAGATTGGTTTTGATGCATTGGTGAAAATAGTTCATCATCCGCAACTAGAAGATGTTCCAAAAATATTGGAAACACCGTATGTTGGAACCGATAAAAATGATAAAAAAGCCCCTTATAAGCATGAAATCGAAATGATTAGAAATAAAACATTTAATGAAAATCTATTGGCAGAAATTTTACAAAGTTAA
- a CDS encoding DEAD/DEAH box helicase has translation MSNNQFKQYELKPFIIDAIDELGFYEPTEIQQKVIPLVLKGESAIGQSQTGTGKTHSYVLPIIQRIVAEKQAVQAVITAPTRELANQINQEILKIIKHSEQPITSRLYIGGTDKQRSIEKLKTQPQIVVGTPGRINDLVKEQALFVHTAKILIVDEADLMLDMGFIEDVDQIAAKMPKDLSMFVFSATIPEKLKPFLKKYLENPTYVHIEPKQLTAANIEHILIPSRHRDKITTVYEALVSYNPYLAIVFTNTKQMCDEVATGLSNKGLKVGRLHGGLTPRERKKVMKQILDLEFQYIIATDLAARGIDIKGISHVINYELPSDLDFYVHRVGRTARAGYSGIALTIYETSDEDKLNQLEKLGIEFKHMDLKKGEWIELEDRNRRKNRKKQVDEIDLKAKSLVKKPKKVKPGYKKKMQLQVETIKKREKRISNRKNR, from the coding sequence ATGAGTAATAATCAATTTAAACAATACGAGTTAAAACCATTTATTATAGATGCTATTGATGAATTAGGTTTTTACGAACCGACAGAAATTCAACAGAAAGTTATTCCTCTTGTTTTAAAAGGGGAAAGTGCAATTGGTCAATCACAAACTGGAACAGGTAAAACCCATTCCTATGTTTTGCCGATTATTCAAAGAATAGTAGCTGAAAAACAAGCGGTACAAGCTGTTATTACAGCACCAACAAGAGAATTGGCGAATCAAATCAACCAAGAAATTTTGAAAATAATTAAGCATTCAGAACAACCAATAACGTCCCGCCTTTATATTGGAGGTACAGATAAACAGCGTTCTATTGAAAAGTTAAAGACGCAACCACAAATTGTTGTAGGTACACCAGGAAGAATTAATGATCTTGTTAAAGAGCAAGCATTATTTGTGCATACAGCTAAAATTCTCATTGTCGATGAAGCTGACTTAATGCTTGATATGGGCTTTATTGAAGATGTCGATCAGATTGCAGCGAAAATGCCTAAAGATTTAAGTATGTTTGTATTTTCAGCAACCATTCCTGAAAAATTAAAACCATTCTTAAAGAAATATTTAGAAAATCCAACGTATGTTCATATTGAGCCAAAGCAGTTGACTGCTGCAAATATTGAACATATTCTAATACCTTCTCGACACCGTGATAAAATCACAACTGTCTATGAAGCATTAGTAAGTTACAATCCTTATCTTGCAATTGTATTTACAAATACAAAGCAAATGTGTGATGAAGTAGCAACTGGTTTATCAAATAAAGGTCTTAAGGTTGGAAGATTACACGGTGGATTAACCCCTCGTGAACGCAAAAAAGTAATGAAACAAATTCTAGATTTAGAATTCCAATACATCATAGCAACAGATTTAGCGGCAAGAGGAATTGATATTAAAGGGATTAGCCATGTTATCAACTATGAGCTGCCTTCAGACCTAGATTTTTATGTACACCGCGTCGGTAGAACAGCAAGAGCTGGTTATTCAGGAATTGCCTTAACAATCTATGAGACGTCTGATGAAGACAAGCTAAACCAGCTGGAAAAATTAGGTATTGAGTTTAAGCATATGGATCTAAAAAAAGGCGAATGGATAGAATTAGAAGATCGAAATCGCCGTAAAAACCGCAAGAAGCAAGTAGACGAAATTGATTTAAAAGCTAAGTCACTTGTCAAAAAACCGAAAAAAGTTAAACCTGGATATAAGAAAAAAATGCAACTACAAGTAGAAACAATTAAAAAGAGAGAAAAGAGAATAAGTAATAGAAAAAATAGGTAG
- the vrrA gene encoding VrrA/YqfQ family protein, which produces MMPPRPRGPFQGPPMGGRMPGMRGPSNFPGGAMGRGGGPSRGSGGGLLSRLLGGGNNAAGAATNAGARSAASGGGGLLKTLTNPSSINGFLANSQKFLNTASQIGPMINQYGPMVKNIPAIWKMYRGLTSSSNETDEAEVTEQPTNSVKSEKTTKPATKKQIKTIEDVNDDFETESAPEKSTGAPKPKLYV; this is translated from the coding sequence ATGATGCCACCAAGACCACGTGGACCGTTCCAAGGACCACCAATGGGTGGGAGAATGCCGGGAATGAGAGGTCCATCTAACTTTCCTGGAGGCGCAATGGGCAGAGGTGGAGGGCCGAGCAGAGGAAGTGGCGGCGGATTACTATCTAGACTTCTCGGAGGCGGTAATAATGCAGCAGGAGCTGCTACGAACGCAGGAGCTAGAAGTGCTGCATCTGGGGGCGGCGGATTGCTAAAAACATTGACCAACCCTTCTTCCATTAATGGATTTTTAGCAAATTCTCAAAAATTCCTTAATACCGCGAGCCAAATTGGACCGATGATTAATCAATATGGTCCAATGGTTAAAAACATCCCTGCTATTTGGAAAATGTATAGAGGATTAACAAGCTCGAGCAATGAAACAGACGAAGCAGAAGTTACAGAACAACCAACGAATTCAGTAAAAAGTGAAAAAACAACTAAACCAGCAACAAAGAAACAAATCAAGACCATTGAAGATGTAAATGATGATTTTGAAACAGAATCAGCACCTGAAAAATCTACTGGTGCTCCGAAACCTAAATTATATGTATAA
- a CDS encoding 4-hydroxy-3-methylbut-2-enyl diphosphate reductase, translated as MKVIKIAPRGYCYGVVDAMVIARNAALDKTLPRPIYILGMIVHNQHVTDAFKEEGIITLDGQNRKEILEKVDSGTVIFTAHGVSPEVRKIAEAKGLVTLDATCPDVTKTHDLIKEKEKEGYYIIYIGKKGHPEPEGAVGVAPHAVSLVETQEDINALEINREKILVTNQTTMSQWDVADLMESIKKNFPHAEFHKEICLATQVRQEAVAKQAGEADVLIVVGDPKSNNSNRLAQVSEEIAHTKAYRIADISELKLEWLKDANSVAVTAGASTPTPITKEVINFLDQYDPADENTWPLEKKVPLNKILPKVKVK; from the coding sequence ATGAAGGTTATAAAAATCGCACCTAGGGGCTATTGCTACGGTGTTGTTGATGCCATGGTTATTGCTAGAAATGCAGCTTTAGATAAAACACTACCTCGTCCTATTTATATTCTTGGGATGATTGTTCACAATCAGCATGTCACAGATGCATTCAAAGAAGAAGGCATTATCACATTGGACGGACAAAATAGAAAAGAAATATTAGAAAAAGTAGATTCAGGTACCGTTATTTTTACAGCCCATGGTGTGTCACCAGAGGTTCGCAAAATTGCGGAAGCAAAGGGATTAGTTACATTGGATGCAACCTGTCCAGATGTAACAAAAACCCATGATTTGATTAAAGAAAAAGAAAAAGAAGGATACTATATTATTTATATAGGGAAAAAAGGTCATCCTGAGCCTGAAGGAGCTGTTGGAGTTGCTCCCCATGCTGTTTCGTTAGTAGAAACACAAGAAGATATTAACGCATTAGAGATTAATCGTGAGAAAATTCTCGTTACGAACCAGACAACAATGAGTCAATGGGATGTTGCAGATTTAATGGAAAGCATTAAGAAAAATTTTCCACATGCTGAATTCCATAAAGAAATCTGTCTAGCTACACAAGTAAGACAAGAAGCAGTTGCCAAACAAGCTGGAGAAGCAGATGTCTTAATTGTTGTAGGGGATCCAAAAAGTAATAACTCAAATCGTTTAGCTCAAGTTTCTGAAGAAATCGCCCATACAAAGGCTTATCGTATAGCTGACATTTCAGAACTTAAGCTAGAGTGGTTGAAAGATGCAAATAGCGTTGCAGTTACAGCAGGTGCCTCGACTCCTACTCCTATTACGAAAGAGGTCATTAATTTTCTAGATCAATATGATCCTGCCGATGAAAATACCTGGCCATTAGAAAAGAAAGTACCATTAAATAAAATTTTGCCAAAAGTAAAGGTTAAATAA
- a CDS encoding Nif3-like dinuclear metal center hexameric protein — protein MKNINGYEIISLFEQFSPKKYAMEGDKIGLQVGDLSRPVKRVMIALDVLDEVVEEAISQGVDLIIAHHPPIFRSLSKITMDNPSGKLMHKLIKHDIAVYAAHTNLDVAKGGVNDLLSDALGLQDAEVLVPTYEDKLKKLVVYVPKDHAEQLKKAIGDAGVGAIGNYGHCVFSTEGIGEFQPLKGSNPYIGNVNKLEHVEEVKIESVYPASNEKKIVKAMLKAHPYEEVAYDIYDLQIKGEQLGLGRIGKVEETTLLEFANHVKKVLEVDGVRVVGNLDAKVKKVAVLGGDGNKYYSHALMKGADVYITGDMYYHVAHDAQAVGLNIIDPGHNVEKIMKNGVSKVLTKMCEEKGYEVDIFASAIHTDPFTFI, from the coding sequence ATGAAGAATATTAATGGCTATGAAATAATATCTTTGTTTGAACAATTCTCTCCTAAGAAATATGCAATGGAAGGCGATAAAATAGGACTGCAAGTTGGGGATTTAAGCAGACCTGTTAAGCGGGTAATGATCGCGTTGGATGTTCTTGACGAGGTTGTGGAAGAAGCAATTTCGCAAGGGGTTGATTTGATTATTGCTCATCATCCACCTATTTTTCGATCTCTTTCTAAAATAACGATGGATAATCCATCTGGAAAATTAATGCATAAATTAATTAAGCATGATATTGCAGTTTACGCTGCTCATACAAATCTTGATGTCGCAAAAGGTGGGGTCAATGATCTTTTAAGTGATGCCTTAGGATTACAAGATGCTGAAGTATTAGTTCCAACCTATGAAGATAAATTAAAGAAATTAGTCGTTTATGTACCTAAAGATCATGCGGAACAGCTGAAAAAAGCAATTGGCGATGCAGGTGTTGGAGCAATAGGAAATTATGGTCATTGTGTCTTTTCAACGGAGGGAATCGGTGAATTTCAACCTTTAAAAGGATCTAATCCATACATTGGGAATGTAAATAAATTAGAACATGTAGAAGAAGTGAAAATTGAATCGGTGTATCCGGCTTCAAATGAAAAGAAAATAGTAAAAGCAATGCTTAAAGCCCACCCATATGAAGAAGTTGCTTATGATATCTATGATTTACAAATAAAAGGGGAACAATTGGGCTTAGGTCGAATTGGTAAGGTAGAAGAGACAACATTATTAGAATTCGCTAATCATGTCAAAAAGGTTCTTGAAGTAGACGGGGTACGTGTAGTAGGCAATTTAGATGCAAAGGTCAAAAAAGTGGCGGTTTTAGGGGGAGATGGTAATAAGTATTATTCCCATGCTTTAATGAAAGGTGCAGATGTCTATATTACAGGAGATATGTATTATCATGTTGCCCATGATGCACAAGCTGTGGGGTTAAATATTATCGATCCTGGACACAATGTAGAAAAAATAATGAAAAACGGAGTATCAAAGGTATTAACGAAAATGTGTGAAGAAAAAGGCTATGAGGTGGATATTTTTGCCTCTGCTATTCATACAGATCCATTTACTTTTATTTAA
- a CDS encoding tRNA (adenine(22)-N(1))-methyltransferase, with protein sequence MNTDKLSKRLETVAKYIPKNARFADIGSDHAYLPCYTVKRNDVCFAIAGEVVEGPFQSAVKQVKSEGLTSKISVRKGNGLDVIEANEVDCITIAGMGGTLIATILESGKNKLESVQRLVLQPNVSASSIREWLLKNEWALVAEEILEEDGKIYEVLVAEKGDSHSLYETNKTSELLFGPFLMKEKNEAFVKKWTMEKKNWQRILMQLEAAPNSEENSRKRKELHEKIKLVDEVMKQ encoded by the coding sequence ATGAATACAGATAAATTATCCAAACGATTAGAAACCGTTGCAAAATACATACCTAAAAACGCAAGATTTGCAGATATAGGATCTGACCATGCCTATTTACCATGCTATACGGTGAAACGAAACGATGTTTGTTTTGCGATTGCAGGAGAAGTAGTGGAGGGCCCTTTTCAGTCAGCAGTTAAACAAGTGAAATCAGAAGGATTAACTTCAAAGATATCTGTGCGAAAAGGGAATGGCTTAGACGTTATCGAAGCAAATGAAGTAGATTGTATTACGATTGCGGGGATGGGCGGTACATTGATTGCAACAATATTAGAAAGTGGCAAGAACAAATTAGAATCTGTTCAAAGACTTGTTTTGCAGCCGAATGTTAGTGCGTCTTCTATTCGAGAATGGTTGTTGAAGAATGAGTGGGCTTTAGTAGCGGAAGAAATTTTGGAAGAGGACGGAAAAATTTACGAGGTTTTAGTTGCAGAAAAAGGGGATTCTCACTCTTTGTATGAAACAAATAAAACGAGTGAATTATTATTTGGTCCATTTTTAATGAAAGAAAAAAATGAAGCATTTGTGAAAAAATGGACGATGGAAAAAAAGAATTGGCAGAGGATACTTATGCAACTAGAAGCTGCGCCAAACTCAGAAGAAAATTCTCGAAAACGAAAGGAACTGCATGAAAAAATTAAATTAGTAGATGAGGTGATGAAACAATGA
- the rpoD gene encoding RNA polymerase sigma factor RpoD, with translation MAEKSARSKEIETELTLDQVKEQLTEVGKKTGVLAYDDIAEKLASFELDSHQMDEFYEFLGDQGVELIGDGEEEAPNVQELAKGEEEFDLNDLSVPPGVKINDPVRMYLKEIGRVDLLSAEEEINLAKRILQGDEEAKRRLAEANLRLVVSIAKRYVGRGMQFLDLIQEGNMGLIKAVEKFDYEKGFKFSTYATWWIRQAITRAIADQARTIRIPVHMVETINKLIRVQRQLLQDLGREPSPEEIGEDMDLSPDKVREILKIAQEPVSLETPIGEEDDSHLGDFIEDQDATSPSEHAAYELLKEQLEDVLDTLTDREENVLRLRFGLDDGRTRTLEEVGKVFGVTRERIRQIEAKALRKLRHPSRSKRLKDFLE, from the coding sequence ATGGCTGAAAAGTCTGCCCGTTCAAAAGAGATTGAAACGGAACTAACCCTTGATCAGGTAAAGGAACAATTAACAGAAGTAGGTAAAAAAACAGGTGTGCTCGCATATGATGATATTGCTGAGAAATTAGCCAGTTTTGAATTAGATTCTCACCAAATGGATGAGTTTTACGAATTTTTAGGAGATCAGGGAGTCGAGTTAATCGGTGATGGAGAAGAAGAAGCTCCTAATGTCCAAGAACTTGCTAAAGGGGAAGAAGAATTCGATTTAAATGACTTAAGTGTTCCCCCTGGTGTAAAAATAAATGATCCAGTTCGTATGTATTTGAAAGAAATCGGAAGAGTTGATTTACTTTCTGCAGAAGAAGAAATTAACCTAGCAAAGCGTATATTGCAAGGGGACGAAGAAGCAAAACGTCGTCTAGCAGAAGCTAACTTGCGCTTGGTTGTAAGTATTGCTAAACGCTATGTTGGACGTGGAATGCAGTTTCTAGATTTAATCCAAGAAGGAAACATGGGTTTGATCAAAGCCGTTGAAAAATTTGATTATGAAAAAGGATTTAAATTTAGTACTTATGCTACATGGTGGATTCGCCAAGCAATTACTCGTGCAATTGCGGACCAAGCTAGAACAATTCGTATACCTGTTCATATGGTTGAAACCATTAATAAATTAATTCGTGTGCAACGTCAATTACTGCAGGATCTTGGCCGCGAACCATCTCCTGAAGAAATTGGAGAAGACATGGATTTATCACCAGATAAAGTTAGAGAAATTTTAAAAATCGCACAAGAGCCTGTTTCTTTAGAAACACCAATTGGTGAGGAAGATGATTCTCATTTAGGCGATTTTATAGAGGACCAAGATGCTACTTCTCCTTCAGAGCATGCTGCATATGAATTGCTTAAAGAGCAATTAGAAGACGTATTAGATACACTAACAGATAGAGAAGAAAATGTTTTAAGATTACGTTTTGGGCTTGACGATGGGCGTACACGCACACTAGAAGAAGTAGGGAAAGTATTCGGTGTAACACGTGAAAGAATTCGTCAAATTGAAGCAAAAGCATTAAGAAAGTTAAGACACCCAAGCAGAAGCAAACGATTGAAAGATTTCTTAGAGTAA